One genomic region from Haloprofundus salinisoli encodes:
- a CDS encoding thrombospondin type 3 repeat-containing protein: MTGRIRRPVVVFLAVLLLVQPASAGIGVGGGVGGVESGDSGGAVDDRTSSPSAATTALQQSETDPTAAIGVEQRVRLSNPEASGRIAAEVTYHLASETSALELRFRENSSHNVSGSDGFERVEPGVYRWDQETPRPTLAFERPVSETTLDHYGAGVDTGEWAAVDVRRFTPSIRGRTAGATGVSTNVTVEGPGYATSVFAFLGPVDVYEQTVGDERVTLVVPEAASMASEPSAVLDSVTSAGARLPESEYEATHLFAIPAESVRTTAGGLSFDGGATAWVRDDASVDADSNVWVHEYVHLRQSYRASEEMRWFREASAEYYASYLSLQSGDLAYERFRGTVSTDAHADAVLSTPANWSSPLVPYRKGPRVLASLDASIHEATDGERTLTAVFERVNAHEGRLDYEAFREIVVDVSDESVADDLDRYVRTTTAPPVPDRPTRYTQYPGDDPDDDGLTNAEERAAGTNPFVADADSTAAGDERPGTNDSAAEDDGETDGAGDGSTADAEEHSGSNETAVDTDGDGLADATERELGTDPERADTDGDGYDDEREVRAGTDPTRPTNPVSFWVARAFTSLKSVVSLSAAGPVGA; this comes from the coding sequence GTGACCGGACGTATTCGGCGGCCTGTCGTCGTCTTTCTGGCCGTATTACTACTCGTTCAACCGGCGAGCGCCGGAATCGGGGTCGGGGGTGGCGTCGGGGGCGTTGAGAGCGGCGACAGTGGCGGGGCCGTCGACGACCGGACGTCGTCTCCGTCCGCCGCGACGACGGCCCTCCAGCAGTCGGAGACCGACCCGACGGCGGCTATCGGCGTCGAACAGCGAGTTCGGCTCTCCAACCCCGAGGCGTCTGGACGGATCGCCGCCGAGGTGACGTACCACCTCGCCAGCGAGACCTCGGCGCTCGAACTCCGGTTCCGAGAGAACTCGTCTCACAACGTCTCCGGCTCCGACGGGTTCGAGCGGGTCGAGCCGGGCGTCTACCGCTGGGACCAGGAGACGCCTCGACCCACGCTGGCGTTCGAGCGACCGGTGAGCGAGACGACGCTCGACCACTACGGCGCGGGCGTCGACACCGGCGAGTGGGCCGCCGTCGACGTCCGTCGGTTCACTCCCTCGATTCGAGGGCGGACCGCCGGTGCGACCGGCGTCTCGACGAACGTCACCGTCGAGGGCCCTGGCTACGCCACGTCGGTGTTCGCGTTCTTAGGTCCGGTCGACGTGTACGAGCAGACCGTCGGCGACGAACGAGTCACCCTCGTCGTCCCGGAGGCAGCGTCGATGGCGTCCGAACCGTCGGCGGTGCTCGACTCGGTGACCTCGGCGGGTGCCCGGCTGCCGGAGAGCGAGTACGAGGCGACGCATCTGTTCGCGATTCCGGCGGAGTCGGTGCGGACGACCGCCGGCGGCCTGAGTTTCGACGGCGGGGCGACGGCGTGGGTCCGCGACGACGCTTCGGTCGACGCCGACAGCAACGTCTGGGTCCACGAGTACGTCCACCTGCGGCAGTCGTACCGCGCGAGCGAGGAGATGCGGTGGTTCCGCGAGGCGAGCGCGGAGTACTACGCCAGCTATCTCTCGCTGCAGTCGGGCGACCTCGCGTACGAGCGGTTTCGGGGCACCGTGAGTACCGACGCTCACGCCGACGCCGTGCTGTCGACGCCGGCGAACTGGTCGAGCCCGCTCGTGCCGTACCGGAAAGGTCCCCGGGTGCTCGCGTCGCTGGACGCGTCGATTCACGAGGCGACCGACGGCGAGCGGACGTTGACGGCGGTGTTCGAGCGGGTCAACGCCCACGAGGGACGACTCGACTACGAGGCGTTCCGAGAGATCGTCGTCGACGTGAGCGACGAGTCCGTTGCCGACGACCTCGACCGGTACGTCCGAACGACGACGGCCCCGCCCGTGCCGGACCGACCGACCCGCTACACGCAGTATCCGGGCGACGACCCCGACGACGACGGCCTCACGAACGCCGAGGAACGGGCGGCCGGGACCAATCCGTTCGTCGCCGACGCCGACAGTACCGCGGCGGGGGACGAACGACCGGGGACGAACGACTCGGCTGCCGAAGACGACGGCGAAACCGACGGCGCGGGCGACGGCTCCACCGCTGACGCCGAAGAGCATTCCGGGTCGAACGAGACGGCGGTCGACACGGACGGCGACGGACTCGCCGACGCCACCGAGCGCGAACTCGGCACGGACCCCGAGAGGGCCGACACCGACGGCGACGGCTACGACGACGAGCGAGAGGTCCGCGCGGGAACGGACCCGACGCGGCCGACGAACCCCGTGTCGTTCTGGGTCGCACGGGCGTTCACCTCGCTGAAATCGGTCGTGTCGCTCTCGGCGGCCGGACCGGTCGGGGCGTGA
- a CDS encoding HalOD1 output domain-containing protein, which produces MTEYSDDRTDSFGHRITEESYQTFPIAGEPVSEVVVRAVASTVGCDPLELDQLYGTVNPDALDDLFTDGSPGSSTVDGQFVFSFNDCEVVISPDVVAVRPLDD; this is translated from the coding sequence ATGACTGAGTACTCAGACGACCGGACCGACTCGTTCGGGCATCGCATCACCGAAGAATCGTATCAGACGTTTCCTATCGCCGGAGAGCCCGTCAGCGAAGTCGTCGTCAGAGCCGTCGCGAGTACGGTCGGCTGCGACCCCCTCGAACTCGACCAACTGTACGGGACGGTCAACCCGGACGCGCTCGACGACCTCTTCACCGACGGTTCGCCGGGCTCGTCGACGGTCGACGGTCAGTTCGTCTTCTCGTTCAACGACTGTGAAGTCGTCATCTCGCCGGACGTCGTCGCCGTCCGACCGCTCGACGACTGA
- a CDS encoding SWIM zinc finger family protein has protein sequence MTSTPDVPDTTAESTPDPVDERDVRALTETMFVDREAPDFYRVRTGSGDEYVVDTREPACTCPDFQYRDVRCKHVRRVQFEVGDRDTDTVADDVYAALDDLDDRLAALAARRAEYVGLLSTLERFDRR, from the coding sequence ATGACTTCGACACCAGACGTTCCAGACACGACAGCAGAATCGACTCCGGACCCCGTCGACGAACGCGACGTGCGCGCGCTCACCGAGACGATGTTCGTCGACAGAGAGGCCCCCGACTTCTACCGCGTCCGAACGGGGAGCGGCGACGAGTACGTCGTCGACACGCGCGAACCAGCGTGCACCTGTCCCGACTTCCAGTACCGCGACGTCCGCTGCAAGCACGTCAGACGGGTGCAGTTCGAGGTCGGCGACCGCGACACCGACACCGTCGCGGACGACGTCTACGCCGCGCTCGACGATCTCGACGACCGACTGGCCGCGCTCGCTGCCCGGCGGGCCGAGTACGTCGGCCTCCTGTCGACGCTCGAACGGTTCGACCGTCGATAA
- a CDS encoding DUF7120 family protein — protein MAQIEITLPNDKQAQFERLTEEEFLNEERAIEGLLSAGLEAYRDVADRTEPEVERNLFTADAEDEYGRRGEL, from the coding sequence GTGGCGCAGATCGAAATCACACTCCCGAACGACAAACAGGCACAGTTCGAGCGTCTCACCGAAGAGGAGTTCCTCAACGAGGAACGCGCGATAGAGGGACTGCTCTCGGCCGGACTCGAAGCCTACCGAGACGTCGCCGACAGAACAGAACCAGAAGTCGAGCGAAACCTCTTCACCGCCGACGCCGAAGACGAGTACGGCCGACGCGGGGAGCTGTAG
- a CDS encoding DUF7344 domain-containing protein, whose translation MQDSPVDSSTPELGGRPVASLSSGQLQILFASSRRQRVVRALRACSQPTSLDTLVDAVVAQNPREVPDETTVRRRLRVSLYHIDLPKLDEANILHFDEGERVVTDLTDDIGGIRL comes from the coding sequence ATGCAGGACAGCCCTGTCGACTCATCTACGCCCGAACTCGGCGGTCGTCCGGTCGCGTCGCTCTCCTCCGGACAACTCCAGATACTCTTTGCCAGTAGTCGACGCCAACGGGTCGTTCGAGCGCTCCGAGCATGCTCGCAGCCGACGTCGTTGGACACGCTTGTCGACGCTGTCGTCGCACAGAACCCAAGAGAGGTCCCCGACGAGACGACGGTCCGAAGGCGGCTCCGAGTCAGTTTGTACCACATCGACCTACCGAAACTCGACGAAGCGAACATCCTCCACTTCGACGAGGGCGAACGAGTCGTCACCGACCTCACCGACGATATCGGCGGCATTCGTCTGTAA
- a CDS encoding four-helix bundle copper-binding protein produces the protein MALQQISHLSDEQRDCLDNCFEATQVCEWCADECIDEGEGMERCIRLCRDVADVASMHARFMARNSNYSTHLAEVCADACEECAEECEQHDHEHCQVCAEVLRECAESCRNMASA, from the coding sequence ATGGCGCTTCAACAGATCTCCCATCTGTCCGACGAACAGCGCGACTGCCTCGACAACTGCTTCGAAGCGACGCAGGTGTGCGAGTGGTGTGCCGACGAGTGCATCGACGAGGGCGAGGGGATGGAACGCTGCATCCGACTCTGCCGAGACGTCGCCGACGTGGCGTCGATGCACGCGCGGTTCATGGCTCGCAACTCGAACTACAGCACCCACCTCGCGGAAGTGTGTGCCGACGCGTGCGAAGAGTGCGCCGAGGAGTGCGAACAGCACGACCACGAACACTGTCAGGTCTGCGCCGAAGTGCTCCGCGAGTGTGCGGAGTCCTGTCGAAACATGGCGTCAGCGTAA
- a CDS encoding DUF6293 family protein: MDGSRDIRSMRRVQIAPLGYERDRVFLPATRLNADRLYLLVESGDDSTISYHETLRSDLEEAGVEVDERELNLHDVYDVMGVTTTVAAKHADDEVLVNISSGTNVAAVGAAIACMTTHATAFSVEPETYGHDIHEAPLTRGVVDIGQLPDYPIESPTSEQISVMGYVRERTDRGYTVHKRDLIEFSEREELSFMTESPTENRQSKYRRLDAHVVDPLKSKGYLHLRRAGRRTLVSLTETGESVYLAFEHKLRYG, encoded by the coding sequence ATGGACGGCAGCCGCGACATCCGGTCGATGCGCCGAGTGCAGATCGCACCGCTCGGCTACGAACGCGACCGGGTGTTTCTCCCGGCGACGCGACTCAACGCCGACCGCCTCTACCTCCTCGTCGAATCCGGCGACGACTCCACCATCTCCTACCACGAGACGCTCCGTAGCGACCTCGAAGAGGCGGGTGTCGAAGTCGACGAGCGGGAACTGAACCTCCACGACGTGTACGACGTGATGGGAGTGACGACGACAGTCGCGGCGAAACACGCCGACGACGAGGTGCTCGTCAACATCTCCAGCGGGACGAACGTCGCCGCCGTCGGCGCGGCTATCGCCTGCATGACGACCCACGCCACCGCTTTCAGCGTCGAACCGGAGACGTACGGCCACGACATCCACGAAGCGCCGCTGACCCGCGGTGTCGTCGACATCGGCCAACTGCCCGACTACCCCATCGAGTCGCCGACGAGCGAACAAATTTCCGTCATGGGCTACGTCCGCGAGCGCACCGACCGCGGTTACACGGTCCACAAACGCGACCTCATCGAGTTTTCCGAACGCGAGGAACTGTCGTTCATGACCGAGAGTCCGACGGAGAACCGCCAGTCGAAGTACCGCCGTCTCGACGCGCACGTCGTCGACCCGCTGAAGTCGAAAGGCTATCTCCACCTCCGCCGGGCGGGCCGACGAACGCTCGTCTCGCTCACCGAGACGGGAGAGAGCGTCTATCTCGCCTTCGAGCACAAGCTCCGATACGGCTGA
- a CDS encoding cation:proton antiporter, with the protein MAEAVSTLSTLLAVSALALLVRLVTDRFSNVSYSVTLVLVGFVAAALNVPVTLALSHDLIVAVFLPTLLFHGAVELDHGMFERNWELPLVLVLVGLPLTIVLFAVSTHVLLALPLAVATLLATIVSPTDPAAVLSLFDELDAPERLSAIVDSESLLNDGVAIVFFTVVLGTLSLGARPPSASQFLSLVSIEQLAVRLVVVGVGGFLVGALAGYLGRFVTRYIDDPMGTVLFTLLLAYGSYVLAEHYLGVSGVLATVGAGLALGLSGEFTERSDETRFVRTVWDTAAFLVTTVVYLLIGTNVRFDDFVARLDLVLVVTVLVVLARAVAIYLLFGLANRVADEDVPFTFQHVMVWGGLHTVVPVALVLSLPDGVPRLGTLRTLVFGVAVVGTVIQGLLMPFVLRATGMTQ; encoded by the coding sequence ATGGCCGAAGCCGTCTCCACGCTCTCGACCCTGTTGGCCGTCTCCGCGCTCGCGCTTCTCGTCCGTCTGGTCACCGACCGCTTCTCGAACGTCTCCTACTCGGTGACGCTCGTGCTCGTCGGCTTCGTCGCCGCCGCCCTGAACGTCCCCGTCACACTCGCGCTCTCACACGACCTCATCGTGGCGGTCTTTCTCCCGACGCTGCTGTTCCACGGCGCGGTCGAACTCGACCACGGGATGTTCGAGCGGAACTGGGAACTGCCGCTCGTCCTCGTCCTCGTCGGTCTCCCGCTCACAATCGTCCTCTTCGCCGTTTCGACGCACGTCCTGCTGGCGTTGCCGCTGGCGGTTGCGACGTTGCTGGCGACTATCGTCTCGCCGACGGACCCCGCGGCGGTGCTCTCGCTGTTCGACGAACTGGACGCGCCCGAACGCCTCTCGGCAATCGTCGACAGCGAGAGTCTGCTCAACGACGGCGTCGCCATCGTCTTCTTCACCGTCGTGCTCGGGACGCTCTCGCTCGGCGCGCGCCCACCGTCGGCTTCGCAGTTTCTCTCGCTGGTTTCGATAGAGCAGTTGGCGGTTCGACTCGTCGTCGTCGGCGTCGGAGGATTTCTCGTCGGCGCACTCGCGGGTTACCTCGGACGCTTCGTGACGCGGTACATCGACGACCCGATGGGGACCGTGTTGTTCACACTGCTTTTGGCCTACGGTAGCTACGTTCTCGCCGAGCACTATCTGGGCGTCAGTGGCGTCCTCGCAACGGTCGGGGCGGGTCTCGCGTTGGGTCTGTCGGGTGAGTTCACCGAACGAAGCGACGAGACGCGATTCGTCCGGACGGTCTGGGACACGGCGGCGTTTCTCGTCACGACGGTCGTCTACCTCCTCATCGGGACCAACGTCCGGTTCGACGACTTCGTCGCACGACTCGACCTCGTTCTCGTCGTGACCGTCCTCGTCGTCCTCGCACGCGCGGTAGCGATCTACCTCCTCTTCGGCCTCGCAAACCGCGTCGCCGACGAGGACGTCCCGTTCACGTTCCAACACGTGATGGTCTGGGGTGGGCTCCACACCGTCGTTCCGGTCGCGCTGGTGTTGAGTCTCCCCGACGGCGTTCCGCGCCTCGGTACGCTCCGCACGCTCGTCTTCGGCGTCGCTGTCGTCGGCACCGTCATTCAAGGGCTCCTGATGCCGTTCGTCCTCCGCGCGACCGGAATGACGCAGTGA
- a CDS encoding bacterio-opsin activator domain-containing protein translates to MTDLFLETTGFTREEFVGHDALTLLSRSAVEDAPVEDGGDDALAEAIQRLLDADTIAVETVETEIPTADGDTASFTLDLVSRPSDEEFRGSVGVHPTESEQEIRDRELWVKTHAMDDADIALCLSDPNRPDNPLIYVNKGFEEVTGYTASEAIGQNCRFLQGEETDPETVDQLREAVDEGEPASVELKNYRKDGTPFWNRVEVVPIRDESGDIVHFLGSQRDITERKQREQQLREQREQLLALDQLNRVIRGINSALVSMSTREEVEEIVCERLADSSSYAAAWIGEVNSARGTITPRASAGIDTASLSSETESLDATDGERASPAMRATRSQEVEVVTDVEDEPDSEWRSWALENGYRSVAAVPIGFQEFQYDVLTIYSSREHGFTGQERDAVAQLREIVGHAINAIERKEALLDNIVVQLEFVMRDPESPLFAATDGSDCTVTYERTIPLADDKAIQFIRVHGMGWEEVRTALTDDPSVDHARVVSEREDGCLVEIRSPETPITSKLAGYGGQVVEAVVEDGEFRVVVEVPHEIDLREIATAVQRAYPDAELVAQRSTTRSVQTLKQFQSALASRLTDKQQAALEAAFAAGYFTWPRESTGEEIAEGLGIAPATFHEHLRNGLSQLLGASLEGADRSD, encoded by the coding sequence GTGACCGATCTGTTCTTAGAGACGACCGGCTTCACCCGCGAGGAGTTCGTCGGCCACGACGCGCTGACGCTTCTGAGTCGCTCCGCCGTAGAGGATGCGCCCGTCGAAGACGGAGGCGACGACGCGCTCGCCGAGGCCATCCAGCGCCTACTCGACGCCGACACCATCGCAGTCGAGACCGTCGAGACGGAGATACCGACCGCCGACGGCGACACCGCCTCGTTCACACTGGACCTCGTCTCGCGGCCGTCGGACGAGGAGTTCCGCGGCTCCGTCGGCGTCCACCCGACCGAGAGCGAACAGGAGATCCGCGACCGCGAACTGTGGGTGAAAACTCACGCGATGGACGACGCCGACATCGCGCTCTGTCTGTCGGACCCGAACCGCCCCGACAACCCGCTCATCTACGTCAACAAGGGGTTCGAGGAGGTCACCGGCTACACGGCCAGCGAAGCCATCGGACAGAACTGTCGGTTCCTCCAGGGCGAAGAGACCGACCCCGAGACGGTCGACCAGCTGCGCGAAGCCGTCGACGAGGGCGAGCCCGCCTCCGTCGAACTCAAAAACTACCGGAAGGACGGCACGCCGTTTTGGAACCGGGTGGAAGTCGTCCCCATTCGGGACGAGAGCGGCGACATCGTCCACTTCCTCGGCTCACAGCGCGACATCACCGAGCGAAAACAGCGAGAGCAACAACTCCGCGAGCAGCGCGAACAGCTGTTGGCGCTCGACCAGCTCAACCGCGTCATCAGAGGCATCAACAGCGCGCTCGTCTCGATGTCGACCCGCGAGGAGGTTGAGGAGATCGTCTGTGAGCGCCTCGCGGACTCCTCGTCGTACGCCGCGGCGTGGATTGGCGAGGTGAACAGCGCCCGCGGGACGATCACGCCGCGCGCCAGCGCCGGCATCGACACCGCCTCGCTGAGTTCAGAGACCGAGTCGCTCGACGCCACCGACGGCGAGCGCGCCTCCCCGGCGATGCGAGCGACGCGAAGCCAGGAGGTCGAAGTCGTCACCGACGTCGAAGACGAACCGGACAGCGAGTGGCGCTCGTGGGCGCTGGAGAACGGTTACCGATCGGTCGCCGCCGTCCCCATCGGCTTCCAGGAGTTCCAGTACGACGTACTCACCATCTACTCGTCGCGCGAACACGGCTTCACCGGACAGGAACGCGACGCCGTCGCCCAACTCCGCGAAATCGTCGGCCACGCCATCAACGCCATCGAGCGCAAGGAAGCGCTGTTGGACAACATCGTCGTCCAACTGGAGTTCGTCATGCGCGACCCCGAGAGCCCGCTGTTCGCGGCGACCGACGGCAGCGACTGTACGGTGACGTACGAGCGGACGATTCCGCTCGCAGACGACAAAGCCATCCAGTTCATCCGCGTCCACGGCATGGGCTGGGAGGAGGTCAGAACCGCGCTCACCGACGACCCCTCCGTCGACCACGCCCGCGTCGTCTCCGAGCGGGAGGACGGCTGTCTGGTCGAGATTCGCTCGCCGGAGACGCCCATCACCTCGAAGTTGGCGGGCTACGGCGGCCAAGTAGTAGAGGCCGTCGTTGAGGACGGCGAGTTCCGCGTCGTCGTCGAGGTGCCCCACGAGATAGACCTCCGCGAAATCGCCACCGCGGTCCAGCGGGCGTACCCCGACGCCGAACTCGTCGCTCAGCGGTCGACGACGCGCAGCGTCCAGACGCTCAAGCAGTTCCAGTCGGCACTGGCTTCGCGCCTGACCGACAAACAGCAGGCCGCGCTCGAAGCGGCGTTCGCCGCCGGTTACTTCACGTGGCCGCGCGAGAGCACCGGCGAGGAGATCGCCGAAGGGCTCGGTATCGCTCCCGCGACGTTCCACGAACACCTCCGAAACGGCCTCTCGCAGTTGCTCGGCGCGTCGCTCGAAGGCGCTGACCGCTCGGACTGA
- a CDS encoding arylsulfotransferase family protein, with amino-acid sequence MAGRISLRVIFAALIAFAVLAVGVGYVSSATESTFESNLAGDGVADPSAQIAPEADGITVVATDSNSWRGESADGPRARAELVAFDPDGSTLYYNDTHTRYWDVDPVEGTDATVEYLYADHLDPEQCPDEWDPETLGVDRETLDTYLEAHSDVNACTRNGIERVNLTTGEVEQVYSVETPGKHSSRWHDGDRVNETHYAVADILFDRMFVVNTETDEVEWTWNASEEFDTDDTGGPYAEDWTHMNDVEVLDDGRFMLSPRNLDRVLFVKPGEGVQKNWTLGEEDNYDILNEQHNPDYIPESEGGPAVIIGDSENNRVVEYQRQDGEWVETWKWRDARMQWPRDADRLPNGHTLISDSNGNRVFEVNEEGEIVWSVNIAFPYESERLGTGDESSGGPSAQSAGIGSRNPSIDEQFWIGLKNVIPGKYLNGLMYITPVWMGIPELFALAVGLVGLVGLVAVEVGRFVSRRRGRATDANTATTRDGD; translated from the coding sequence ATGGCCGGACGGATTAGTCTGCGAGTTATCTTCGCCGCCCTCATCGCATTTGCCGTACTCGCCGTCGGAGTCGGGTACGTCTCGTCGGCGACCGAATCCACATTCGAGAGCAACCTCGCAGGTGACGGCGTCGCCGACCCGAGCGCCCAAATCGCCCCCGAAGCCGACGGCATCACCGTCGTCGCCACGGACTCGAACTCCTGGCGCGGCGAGAGCGCCGACGGACCGCGTGCGCGGGCAGAGCTGGTGGCGTTCGACCCCGACGGGTCGACGCTGTACTACAACGACACCCACACGCGCTACTGGGACGTCGACCCCGTCGAGGGCACCGACGCGACGGTCGAGTATCTGTACGCCGACCACCTCGACCCCGAGCAGTGCCCCGACGAGTGGGATCCCGAGACGCTCGGCGTCGACCGGGAGACGCTCGACACCTACCTCGAAGCCCACAGCGACGTGAACGCCTGCACGCGCAACGGTATCGAGCGCGTGAATCTGACAACGGGCGAGGTCGAGCAGGTGTACTCGGTGGAGACGCCGGGCAAGCACTCCTCGCGCTGGCACGACGGCGACCGCGTCAACGAGACGCACTACGCCGTCGCCGACATCCTCTTCGACCGGATGTTCGTCGTGAACACCGAGACGGACGAAGTCGAGTGGACGTGGAACGCCAGCGAGGAGTTCGACACCGACGACACGGGCGGCCCCTACGCGGAGGACTGGACGCACATGAACGATGTCGAGGTGCTCGACGACGGCCGGTTCATGCTGAGCCCCCGCAACCTCGACCGGGTCCTCTTCGTCAAACCCGGCGAGGGCGTCCAGAAGAACTGGACGCTCGGCGAGGAAGACAACTACGACATCCTCAACGAGCAGCACAACCCTGACTACATCCCCGAATCCGAGGGCGGGCCGGCGGTCATCATCGGCGACTCCGAGAACAACCGGGTCGTCGAGTACCAGCGCCAAGACGGCGAGTGGGTCGAGACGTGGAAGTGGCGCGACGCCCGCATGCAGTGGCCCCGCGACGCCGACCGTCTGCCGAACGGCCACACGCTCATCTCCGACTCCAACGGTAACCGCGTCTTCGAGGTGAACGAGGAAGGCGAAATCGTCTGGAGCGTCAACATCGCGTTCCCGTACGAGTCCGAGCGACTCGGCACGGGTGACGAGTCCTCCGGCGGTCCGAGCGCGCAGTCCGCCGGCATCGGCTCGCGCAACCCCTCGATAGACGAGCAGTTCTGGATCGGTCTCAAGAACGTGATACCCGGGAAGTATCTCAACGGCCTGATGTACATCACGCCGGTGTGGATGGGTATCCCCGAACTGTTCGCGCTCGCGGTCGGTCTCGTCGGCCTCGTGGGCCTCGTCGCCGTCGAAGTCGGGCGGTTCGTCTCGCGCCGCCGCGGGCGAGCCACCGACGCCAACACCGCGACGACTCGGGACGGCGACTGA
- a CDS encoding erythromycin esterase family protein, with protein MSSLWERGTETTEGVEAVADCLRSHARPLDGPADLGPLVERVADADYVLLGEASHGTSEFYRWRARLTARLLDEHDFSFVAVEGNWTDCYEVNEFIKHRDDVDGARDTLDRFDRWPTWMWANWELVELVEWMRERNGERPEDERVGFYGLDVYSLYESMEAVLEYLEDVNPDALEQARDAYNCFSPYGEDARSYARSTRMVPDSCEDEVVEALTDLRRKAREYEAENSDAYFSAEQNAFVAQNAERYYRTMVRSSSESWNVRDRHMAETLDRLREHHDGGKAVVWAHNTHVGDARATDMARRGELNLGQLVRESNADDDVAIVGFGTHRGSVVAADSWGDPHKRMRVPPAREGSYGDAFHRALGESGNQTADGFVVFDEMAGEEALAEPRGHRAIGVVYHPERDRGNYVPTVLPRRYDAFVHVDESTALHPLHGEPEGTVEPETYPWGV; from the coding sequence GTGAGTTCGCTCTGGGAGCGCGGCACGGAGACTACCGAGGGAGTCGAGGCGGTCGCCGACTGCCTCCGGTCGCATGCGCGTCCGCTGGACGGACCGGCAGACCTCGGCCCGCTCGTCGAGCGCGTCGCCGACGCCGACTACGTCCTCCTCGGCGAGGCGAGTCACGGCACGAGCGAGTTCTACCGTTGGCGTGCACGGCTGACCGCCCGTCTACTCGACGAACACGATTTCTCGTTCGTCGCCGTCGAAGGCAACTGGACCGACTGCTACGAGGTGAACGAGTTCATTAAGCATCGTGACGACGTCGACGGTGCGCGCGATACCCTCGACCGGTTCGACCGCTGGCCGACGTGGATGTGGGCGAACTGGGAACTCGTCGAACTGGTCGAGTGGATGCGCGAGCGCAACGGCGAGCGGCCCGAAGATGAGCGAGTCGGCTTCTACGGCCTCGACGTGTACAGCCTCTACGAGTCGATGGAGGCGGTGCTGGAGTACCTCGAAGACGTCAACCCCGACGCGCTCGAACAGGCGCGCGACGCCTACAACTGCTTCTCGCCGTACGGCGAGGACGCGCGGTCGTACGCCCGCTCTACGCGGATGGTCCCCGACTCCTGCGAGGACGAGGTCGTCGAGGCGTTGACCGACCTCCGACGGAAAGCCCGAGAGTACGAGGCCGAGAACTCCGACGCCTACTTCTCGGCCGAGCAGAACGCGTTCGTCGCGCAGAACGCCGAGCGGTACTACCGGACGATGGTTCGCAGCAGCAGCGAGTCGTGGAACGTCCGCGACCGCCACATGGCCGAGACGCTCGACCGACTCCGCGAACACCACGACGGCGGTAAGGCGGTCGTCTGGGCGCACAACACCCACGTCGGCGACGCCCGTGCGACCGACATGGCCCGCCGCGGCGAACTCAACCTCGGCCAACTCGTCCGGGAGTCGAACGCCGACGACGACGTGGCGATAGTCGGGTTCGGCACGCACCGCGGGAGCGTCGTCGCCGCGGACTCGTGGGGCGACCCCCACAAGCGCATGCGCGTCCCGCCCGCGCGCGAGGGTAGTTACGGTGACGCGTTCCACCGCGCGCTCGGCGAGAGCGGCAACCAGACCGCCGACGGATTCGTCGTCTTCGACGAGATGGCGGGGGAGGAGGCGTTGGCCGAACCGCGCGGCCACCGGGCCATCGGCGTCGTCTACCACCCCGAGCGCGACCGGGGCAACTACGTGCCGACGGTGCTGCCGCGGCGGTACGACGCGTTCGTCCACGTCGACGAATCGACGGCACTGCACCCGCTCCACGGGGAACCGGAGGGGACGGTCGAGCCCGAGACGTACCCGTGGGGCGTCTGA